Proteins encoded by one window of Sorex araneus isolate mSorAra2 chromosome 3, mSorAra2.pri, whole genome shotgun sequence:
- the LOC129403558 gene encoding keratin-associated protein 2-3-like: MTGSCCGSSCGSCCGSCCAPSCGGGCCQPCCCRDPCCCRPVSCQTTVCRPVSCVPHCTRPICEPCRRPVCCDPCSLQPGCCCPITCCPTSCTAVVCRPCCWASTCCQPILVQAPCCRPPFCQPAPCRTTCRTSEPCCCCC, from the exons atgaCCGGCTCCTGCTGTGGATCCAGTTGTGGCTCCTGCTGCGGCTCTTGCTGCGCTCCCAGCTGCGGGGGAGGCTGCTGCCAGCCCTGCTGCTGCCGCGACCCCTGCTGCTGCCGCCCCGTGTCCTGCCAGACCACCGTGTGCCGCCCCGTCAGCTGCGTGCCCCACTGCACGCGCCCCATCTGCGAGCCGTGCCGCCGCCCCGTCTGCTGTGACCCCTGCTCCCTGCAG cccGGCTGCTGCTGCCCCATCACCTGCTGCCCCACGTCGTGCACGGCCGTGGTGTGCCGACCCTGCTGCTGGGCCTCCACGTGCTGCCAGCCCATCTTGGTGCAGGCGCCCTGCTGCCGCCCGCCCTTCTGCCAGCCGGCCCCCTGCCGCACCACCTGCAGGACCTCGGAgccctgctgctgctgttgctga